A portion of the Gigantopelta aegis isolate Gae_Host chromosome 10, Gae_host_genome, whole genome shotgun sequence genome contains these proteins:
- the LOC121384164 gene encoding uncharacterized protein LOC121384164, with protein MMQILCIHSLGWIFSRLGLFLLMLCGQSSGHFLLSTGVGLLALCGSGLTQSLTNQIVSPPPPGVGLYSMVQKLQEQMSQLEQLHEHDRHRLKRLERRNREYNKNAMTASEEIVQLKQHVVEIQENMAASDEASGNINLEISRLDYEQKRIKAQLVTLQSKHSAKTDRTPTTGWNNSQSYPFQNVTETFKSIFTDLQMLKEKQSSQSVTLDKNSAAYKHIRQLLKFHIRDRSSGHGHLRSPVNTSDSNQTATSGAQNVWTNDDSASGDEESGDLEYTDTDEFIFWSGVEGSGSLGNHSMETDKLDDISDWLKLKVIDLEEKLHEVEVKVGSKLDVEAEKSLVLMMRNLLQTHDVYFEKEILKRDSLIQALEEYLAKLTNKVSDMEKRVLSIQLGDFMQKLQESMINFTQHVITVDQWNLASSQIINSTQYNQHQIMELTAMIMNNSKSINQMEWKVVEQRSLSDQQFRVLRMHIIRLNNTVQDLREHVDYLGTIKTRGMQKGGGGGDYQNPSGDVMTKMEELALQIVYNENRIGKLENKVLNQSLFECKKLNTDLFQDSRLHRINQDLGKMRHRASMMDEMIKRVDRSMYRIHANTKNNTHFINKLGSVVTTWEIYLPVIQLLRQEVDNLLSQVPTDCQEYYDRGVHKSGMYIIFPRGSPQSLSVQCEMEKDGAWTVVQQRIDGSENFARSWTDYAVGFGKSNGEYWLGNEFLNYLTSHKNYSLRINMVDIFNEHWLVQYDEFSVAPKEDNYKLYIYGFHGNATDSMDYSDGVPFSTQDRDNDLSSTHCASYFTSGWWYRHCQYSNLNGRYDSGIVWFNYDWQDWIQMKSARMMIKPKS; from the exons ATGATGCAGATACTGTGCATCCATTCATTAGGGTGGATTTTCAGCAGATTAGGACTGTTTCTCCTAATGCTATGTGGACAAAGTTCGGGACACTTTCTACTGTCCACTGGGGTGGGGCTACTGGCTCTGTGTGGGTCCGGCCTAACACAGAGTCTGACTAACCAAATTGTGAGTCCACCACCTCCTGGGGTTGGACTCTACTCCATGGTCCAGAAGTTACAGGAACAAATGTCTCAGCTAGAGCAGCTACACGAACATGACAG GCATCGTTTGAAACGTCTTGAAAGAAGGAATCGAGAATACAACAAAAATGCAATGACGGCATCCGAAGAGATCGTTCAACTCAAACAGCATGTGGTGGAAATACAAGAAAACATGGCTGCCAGTGATGAAGCCAGTGGAAACATTAATTTGGAGATTTCAAGATTGGACTATGAACAAAAACGTATCAAAGCGCAATTAGTGACATTACAATCAAAACATTCTgcaaagacagacagaacacCTACCACTGGGTGGAACAATTCTCAGTCATATCCATTCCAAAATGTGACAGAAACATTCAAAAGTATTTTCACTGACCTACAAATGCTCAAAGAAAAACAGTCATCACAGAGTGTTACACTTGATAAGAATTCTGCAGCCTATAAGCACATAAGACAATTACTGAAATTCCATATTCGTGACAGGAGTTCTGGACATGGACATCTACGTTCTCCAGTAAATACATCAGATTCTAATCAGACAGCTACTTCAGGTGCTCAGAATGTCTGGACAAATGATGACTCGGCATCAGGGGATGAGGAGTCTGGAGATCTGGAATACACCGACACCGATGAATTCATCTTCTGGAGTGGTGTCGAAGGTAGCGGCAGTCTGGGCAACCACTCCATGGAAACGGACAAACTGGACGACATTTCCGACTGGCTGAAGTTAAAGGTCATAGATCTTGAGGAGAAGCTGCATGAGGTAGAGGTAAAGGTGGGCAGCAAGCTGGATGTGGAGGCAGAGAAGAGTCTCGTTCTGATGATGAGGAATCTTCTGCAGACGCACGATGTCTACTTTGAGAAGGAGATCCTCAAGCGGGACTCCCTCATCCAGGCCCTCGAGGAATATCTAGCCAAGCTCACCAACAAGGTGAGTGACATGGAGAAGCGGGTCCTGTCTATCCAGCTGGGCGACTTCATGCAGAAGCTGCAGGAATCGATGATCAACTTCACGCAGCACGTGATCACAGTCGACCAGTGGAACCTGGCCAGCAGTCAGATCATCAACTCGACCCAGTACAACCAGCACCAGATCATGGAGCTCACGGCAATGATCATGAACAACTCCAAATCCATCAACCAGATGGAGTGGAAGGTGGTTGAGCAGCGGTCGCTTAGCGACCAGCAGTTCCGCGTGCTTCGCATGCACATCATCCGCCTCAACAACACAGTACAGGACCTCCGTGAGCATGTGGACTATCTCGGGACCATAAAGACCAGAGGTATGCAgaaaggaggaggaggaggagactACCAGAATCCTTCTGGAGATGTGATGACTAAGATGGAGGAACTGGCTCTGCAGATCGTGTACAATGAGAACCGTATTGGGAAACTCGAGAACAAGGTTCTCAATCAGAGTCTGTTTGAGTGTAAGAAGCTGAACACGGATCTGTTCCAGGACTCGCGACTGCACCGCATCAACCAGGACCTGGGCAAGATGAGACACAGGGCCAGCATGATGGATGAGATGATCAAACGCGTGGACAGGTCCATGTACCGCATCCATGCCAACACCAAGAACAACACACACTTCATCAACAAGCTTGGGTCCGTGGTGACAACGTGGGAGATATATCTTCCAGTGATTCAGCTGCTGAGGCAGGAGGTGGACAACTTACTGTCTCAGGTGCCAACAG ACTGCCAAGAGTATTACGACCGCGGAGTTCACAAATCTGGCATGTACATCATCTTTCCGCGCGGCTCGCCCCAGTCTCTGTCGGTGCAGTGCGAGATGGAGAAAGACGGAGCATGGACCGTTGTACAACAGAGAATCGATGGCTCGGAAAACTTTGCGCGATCGTGGACCGACTACGCCGTCGGCTTCGGCAAATCTAACGGAGAATACTGGCTTGGAAATGAGTTCCTAAACTACCTGACCAGCCACAAGAACTACAGTCTGAGAATCAACATGGTCGACATATTCAATGAGCACTGGCTGGTGCAATACGATGAGTTCTCCGTGGCGCCGAAGGAGGACAACTACAAGCTGTATATCTACGGTTTCCACGGCAATGCCACGGACAGCATGGACTATTCCGATGGTGTGCCGTTCAGCACGCAGGATCGCGACAATGATCTGAGCAGTACGCACTGTGCGTCGTACTTCACCTCGGGCTGGTGGTACCGGCACTGTCAGTACAGCAATCTAAATGGGCGCTACGATTCCGGTATTGTCTGGTTTAACTACGACTGGCAGGACTGGATTCAGATGAAATCGGCCAGAATGATGATCAAGCCGAAGTCTTGA